Proteins from a genomic interval of bacterium:
- a CDS encoding ABC transporter ATP-binding protein translates to MSEIILEVKHVTKRYGTLVAANDVSFQVYRQEIFGILGPNGAGKTTTLEMIETLRPMDSGDVFLNGLDIRKDPQQVKRSIGVQLQSSSFFDKLSLSELLILFGEIYGRRVKPLQLLQEVELQDKIEARVNQLSGGQKQRFSIAAALVNDPVVLFLDEPTTGLDPQARRHLWQVIRKIREEGKTVVLTTHYMEEAEELCDRVAIMDYGKIIAMAPPQELISRLLESGFTKPRAERLATLEDVFLQLTGHTLREEQ, encoded by the coding sequence ATGTCTGAAATCATTTTGGAAGTAAAGCACGTTACGAAGAGGTATGGAACACTGGTTGCTGCGAATGACGTGAGCTTTCAAGTTTACCGGCAGGAGATTTTTGGAATTCTTGGCCCGAACGGAGCAGGAAAAACCACTACACTGGAAATGATTGAGACGTTACGTCCGATGGATTCCGGCGATGTCTTTCTCAACGGCCTGGACATCCGGAAGGATCCTCAGCAGGTGAAGCGAAGCATTGGAGTGCAGCTTCAGAGTTCTTCATTCTTTGATAAGTTATCGTTGTCTGAGCTGCTGATTCTGTTTGGTGAAATCTATGGGAGGCGAGTGAAACCGCTGCAGCTGCTTCAGGAAGTCGAATTGCAAGACAAAATCGAAGCGCGGGTAAATCAGTTGTCGGGTGGGCAGAAACAACGCTTCTCCATCGCTGCGGCGCTGGTGAATGATCCGGTGGTTCTATTTTTAGATGAGCCAACCACCGGGTTGGATCCGCAGGCCAGGCGCCATCTCTGGCAGGTCATCCGTAAGATTCGCGAGGAAGGCAAGACAGTGGTTTTGACGACTCATTACATGGAAGAAGCGGAAGAGTTGTGTGATCGCGTTGCGATCATGGACTACGGCAAGATTATTGCGATGGCTCCGCCTCAAGAGTTGATTTCCCGGCTCCTGGAATCAGGATTCACGAAACCGCGCGCAGAAAGATTGGCCACGCTGGAAGATGTTTTTCTGCAGCTCACGGGACACACTTTGCGGGAGGAACAGTGA
- a CDS encoding M28 family peptidase, whose product MRRSWILVIFIFLFPFFVSAVSEDKPLLGFTEKQAAEQKQLESKFDSHLKAENLREWMKKLSARPHHTGSPYDKENAEFMAGLFRSWGYDTQIEQFRVLFPTPKTRILEMIEPETYKAELTEPEIKDDATSGQKEEQLPTYNAYSRDGDVTGELVYVNYGVPKDYEDLKLRGIDVKGKIVIARYGASWRGVKPKVAAENGAIGCIIYSDPRNDGYYYGDVYPKGGWRNENSVQRGSVMDFTEHDGDPLTPFVGATENAKRIRREDSNSITKVPVLPISYKDALPLLRALGGPAAPEAWRGNLPIPYHIGPGPAKVHLKLEFNWDIVPIYNVISRMKGSVYPDQWILRGNHHDAWVNGATDPISGMVALMEEARAMAELAKTGWKPKRTIVFAGWDAEEQGLLGSTEWVETHREELQLKAVAYINTDSNSRGFFDAQGSQTLEKFLNQVVRDVEDPQKKISVQQRLRSYFFVEGDPKAKKEAKEREDLRLPAAGSGSDYTPFLQYAGIASLNIGFGGEEEYGQYHSIYDSFDHYVRFMDTDFAYGVTLAKTGGRCVLRLANAEILPFEFTGLADNIRGYVKEVQELADQMREETEIKNTMIQEKIFEAYFDPTKKYVTPEMQEPVPHLNFAPLQNAATRLEKKAKEYEKSYNDAVKKGKLSSEEIQKLNSILMLTERALTKKEGLPGRPWFTHQIYAPGIYTGYAAKALPAIREAIEQRKWKVAEDQIQVVSKTLENFTQEIEKAEDLVD is encoded by the coding sequence ATGCGTCGTTCATGGATTCTTGTCATATTCATTTTCCTATTTCCATTTTTTGTTTCCGCAGTTTCCGAGGACAAACCGCTTCTTGGCTTTACCGAAAAACAAGCGGCTGAACAGAAGCAGCTAGAGAGTAAATTTGACAGCCACCTGAAAGCTGAAAATCTACGCGAATGGATGAAAAAGCTCAGCGCGCGTCCTCATCATACGGGATCGCCTTACGACAAAGAGAATGCTGAATTCATGGCCGGACTGTTTCGGTCCTGGGGCTACGACACGCAAATTGAGCAATTCCGCGTGTTGTTTCCAACGCCAAAAACGCGCATTCTTGAAATGATTGAGCCGGAAACATATAAGGCAGAGTTGACTGAACCGGAGATAAAAGATGATGCAACCTCCGGTCAAAAGGAGGAACAGCTCCCCACTTACAACGCGTACTCGAGGGATGGAGATGTAACCGGCGAGCTTGTTTATGTGAATTACGGTGTTCCCAAAGACTATGAGGATCTCAAACTCCGCGGCATCGATGTAAAAGGAAAGATTGTGATCGCGCGCTATGGCGCATCCTGGCGCGGTGTCAAACCAAAGGTTGCGGCTGAGAACGGCGCAATCGGATGCATCATTTACTCCGATCCCAGAAATGACGGCTACTACTACGGGGATGTCTATCCAAAAGGTGGCTGGCGAAATGAGAACAGCGTGCAAAGAGGCTCAGTCATGGATTTTACCGAACATGATGGGGATCCGCTCACGCCATTTGTAGGGGCAACGGAAAATGCAAAACGGATCCGCCGCGAAGACTCGAACTCGATCACCAAAGTGCCGGTGCTTCCAATTTCGTACAAAGACGCATTGCCTCTGCTTCGCGCGTTAGGGGGCCCGGCGGCTCCGGAAGCCTGGCGTGGAAACTTGCCTATTCCGTACCACATCGGTCCGGGTCCTGCAAAAGTTCATCTTAAGCTGGAGTTCAATTGGGACATCGTCCCCATCTACAATGTCATCTCGCGAATGAAAGGGAGCGTTTATCCCGACCAGTGGATCCTGCGGGGAAATCATCACGATGCGTGGGTCAACGGGGCGACGGATCCGATCAGCGGGATGGTTGCATTGATGGAAGAAGCGCGCGCGATGGCAGAGCTTGCAAAAACCGGATGGAAGCCGAAACGCACAATCGTTTTCGCGGGCTGGGATGCGGAAGAGCAGGGTCTCCTGGGTTCCACTGAATGGGTCGAAACGCATCGCGAAGAGCTTCAACTCAAAGCCGTGGCTTACATCAACACGGATAGCAACTCTCGCGGCTTCTTTGATGCCCAAGGCTCACAAACGCTGGAAAAATTTCTGAACCAGGTCGTTCGCGATGTGGAAGATCCACAGAAAAAAATCAGCGTGCAACAACGGCTCCGGTCTTATTTCTTTGTGGAAGGTGACCCCAAAGCGAAAAAGGAAGCGAAAGAGCGTGAGGACCTCCGTCTTCCGGCCGCCGGATCAGGTTCCGATTACACGCCTTTCCTACAGTATGCCGGGATCGCATCTCTGAATATCGGGTTCGGCGGTGAAGAAGAATACGGGCAATACCATTCCATTTATGATTCGTTCGATCATTACGTGCGGTTCATGGATACGGATTTTGCTTATGGTGTCACGCTTGCCAAAACGGGTGGACGATGTGTTCTAAGACTGGCGAATGCCGAAATCCTTCCCTTTGAGTTTACCGGTCTTGCCGACAATATTCGCGGTTACGTGAAAGAGGTTCAGGAACTAGCTGACCAGATGCGTGAAGAAACTGAAATCAAGAACACAATGATCCAGGAGAAGATTTTCGAAGCGTACTTCGATCCAACGAAGAAGTATGTGACGCCCGAAATGCAGGAACCGGTGCCGCATTTGAATTTTGCTCCCCTGCAAAATGCCGCAACCAGATTGGAAAAGAAGGCAAAGGAATATGAGAAGTCCTATAACGATGCTGTGAAAAAGGGAAAACTTTCCAGTGAGGAGATTCAGAAATTGAACTCGATCCTGATGCTGACCGAGCGCGCGTTGACTAAAAAAGAAGGGCTGCCGGGACGCCCGTGGTTCACTCATCAGATCTACGCTCCCGGCATCTATACGGGCTACGCGGCGAAGGCATTACCCGCGATTCGGGAAGCGATTGAACAGAGGAAATGGAAAGTCGCAGAAGACCAGATTCAGGTGGTTTCGAAAACTCTCGAAAACTTCACACAGGAAATTGAAAAGGCTGAGGATTTAGTAGACTGA
- a CDS encoding outer membrane protein transport protein, which produces MTISRWLTVLLVSLVFTVPSFAVTDEEIFRAFSLNLTTPGARAIGMGGAFIGRADDATAAETNPAGLTILARPEISLEYRHRDSRRFETRITNMPITNLDSTPTPPNIGTNFGLADFRATDELDQVNALGFASYVHPFENWTLGISRHELINAEATVFGEVSASPFHFLEPNSFSGAAEISDVNYGFTGATKIGDHVSLGGTLKISDFSIRSNIGARQKAQPGFGDHFTSIYDTSDVKVGINLGVLVAPVSWVSIGAVYKYDPQFNLRTIVTNVDSADGPQQVVTNVGFDVPDQLGTGVSVTAADFTVNFDVIRVFYSQLEDVQAGFSLFTHLLPFPKEQVVFRIDDGTDIHVGAEYLIRAESSVLAFRGGFYRQSRNLFYFVTAPAAGDFLVPIFDTEAHDPLNHITIGGGVTFGRVQFDAAADFALEDEIRETGLLTDRTEVSRRGFELVLSSVVRF; this is translated from the coding sequence ATGACAATATCTCGGTGGTTAACAGTCTTACTTGTTTCACTCGTTTTTACAGTTCCGTCATTTGCTGTCACGGATGAAGAAATTTTTCGTGCTTTCAGCTTGAACCTTACCACTCCAGGCGCCCGCGCGATCGGAATGGGCGGCGCTTTCATCGGACGCGCAGATGATGCGACCGCGGCCGAGACGAATCCAGCCGGACTGACGATACTTGCCCGACCGGAAATCTCTCTTGAATATCGTCATCGCGATAGCCGCAGGTTCGAGACACGCATTACCAACATGCCTATTACCAATCTCGACTCGACTCCAACTCCTCCGAACATAGGGACCAACTTCGGTCTCGCGGATTTCAGGGCGACCGATGAGCTGGATCAAGTGAATGCTCTCGGATTCGCGAGCTACGTCCATCCTTTTGAGAACTGGACTCTGGGCATTTCGCGTCACGAACTGATCAACGCTGAAGCCACTGTCTTTGGTGAGGTTAGCGCCAGCCCATTCCATTTCCTCGAACCAAATAGTTTCAGCGGCGCAGCGGAAATTTCAGACGTTAACTACGGCTTTACAGGTGCGACCAAAATAGGAGATCACGTCTCGCTGGGAGGCACTCTGAAAATCAGCGACTTCAGCATTCGCTCGAATATCGGCGCTCGTCAAAAAGCCCAGCCTGGATTCGGCGATCATTTTACATCTATTTACGATACCTCCGACGTTAAAGTCGGGATCAACCTCGGCGTTCTTGTAGCTCCGGTTTCCTGGGTGTCGATCGGAGCAGTTTACAAATATGATCCACAGTTCAACTTAAGGACCATCGTTACCAACGTTGATAGCGCTGATGGACCGCAGCAAGTTGTAACAAACGTTGGCTTTGACGTCCCGGACCAGCTGGGAACCGGCGTCTCGGTAACAGCCGCCGATTTTACGGTTAATTTTGATGTGATTCGTGTTTTTTATTCGCAACTGGAAGACGTTCAAGCCGGGTTTTCGCTATTCACCCATTTGCTTCCTTTTCCGAAGGAACAGGTTGTTTTCAGAATCGACGACGGAACAGATATTCATGTGGGTGCAGAATATTTGATTCGAGCCGAATCGAGTGTTCTCGCTTTTCGTGGCGGATTTTACAGGCAATCCCGTAACCTCTTCTACTTTGTTACTGCGCCTGCCGCCGGCGATTTTCTGGTTCCCATTTTTGATACCGAAGCTCATGATCCGTTGAACCATATTACTATCGGGGGTGGGGTGACATTTGGCCGTGTTCAGTTTGATGCTGCAGCCGATTTCGCATTAGAAGATGAGATTCGCGAAACCGGTCTTCTTACTGATAGGACGGAAGTTTCCCGTAGAGGTTTCGAACTCGTACTTTCATCGGTTGTGAGGTTTTAA
- a CDS encoding VIT and VWA domain-containing protein, whose amino-acid sequence MTSLIRYLILFSLVPILCQADIGVLLPAENEEPDANILTLDEAHIQIRVDHQYARIRIQQIFGNHTPLVQEGKYVFAIPGDAAISDFAVWDGVIRIPGVILERKRASEIYDQLRMQEIDPGLLQQEEGAEEGPKMANIFSARIVPIPGYGTKRLEMEYTQRLPIEGMKSFFSLPLKPDLYRAQIVGKLTLSLEILSDAPLADFQLVSAAYPVQYQIQSQQRISGSFQATNITLTEDFAFQYKLDSAESALYFLPFRGSERNLRGGAQPVTAFQTPASDKKENGYFWLSAGLNEKQPKQEREPKSVLILVDTSSSMRWEKLERTYEALEYFLRHLTNQDEFMLLLFHQEVKSFATTPSPAIPSNIDLALTFFKSQYLMGGTDFQKAFQEAFKHSAQLKNRERYLVTITDGNPTLTELQSRKLVESFKTGNPGFRAFSFGIGSDTNRNLLAELADRSNGHFDWATENEDLSFKLEAFFAKIGQYPVSNLVLQASQPKLIEQVYPAEPTKAYNGSAIDWFGRYRSASKNISLTVKGDSAGKHVSLEKTVDFPEEATEHDFIPRGWARRRVDFLLRKMELEGEDPASIDEIIALAKKYKFVTPYTSFLAAPRSLLRPRLIRPGDPLLRIKTDPDIVSVTAIFPFGLIKELQYLTQEDVWQTRFLVPKTMKDGTYHCRIVLRDQQGNQYQETKSFVVDSRPPLFRARWEGKFRAGRLIKIIVQADQDTRYLYARLNTLQPVRIQWSQHEKASVGYINVPADLPPGIYELQIFGEDFAHNQSRWSKKVEVL is encoded by the coding sequence ATGACAAGCTTAATACGATACCTGATCTTATTTAGCCTGGTCCCGATCCTCTGTCAGGCGGATATCGGTGTGCTCCTTCCGGCTGAAAATGAGGAACCCGACGCTAATATTCTCACTCTGGATGAGGCTCACATTCAGATTCGCGTGGATCATCAGTACGCGCGCATTCGAATTCAGCAAATCTTTGGAAATCATACGCCCCTCGTGCAAGAAGGAAAGTATGTGTTTGCGATTCCCGGGGATGCAGCCATCTCCGATTTTGCTGTGTGGGATGGCGTCATCCGGATTCCCGGGGTCATTCTGGAACGGAAACGCGCTTCCGAAATTTACGATCAGCTTCGAATGCAGGAAATCGACCCCGGGCTGCTGCAGCAGGAAGAGGGCGCGGAAGAAGGTCCGAAAATGGCGAACATTTTTTCCGCAAGGATTGTTCCAATCCCCGGCTATGGAACCAAACGTCTCGAAATGGAATACACGCAACGGCTTCCGATCGAAGGCATGAAATCGTTTTTCTCATTGCCTTTAAAACCTGACCTCTACCGCGCGCAAATAGTGGGAAAGCTCACTTTGAGCCTTGAAATTCTGAGCGACGCCCCACTCGCAGATTTCCAGCTGGTGTCCGCAGCGTATCCGGTTCAGTACCAGATTCAATCTCAGCAACGCATCTCCGGAAGTTTTCAGGCGACCAACATTACGCTCACGGAAGACTTCGCTTTTCAATACAAACTCGATTCCGCCGAAAGCGCTCTCTACTTCCTGCCCTTTCGTGGTTCAGAAAGAAATTTGCGCGGCGGCGCTCAGCCGGTCACTGCATTTCAAACGCCCGCTTCCGACAAAAAAGAGAACGGCTACTTCTGGCTATCTGCTGGGCTGAATGAAAAACAGCCGAAACAAGAAAGGGAACCGAAATCTGTGCTGATTCTTGTCGATACCTCTTCTTCCATGCGATGGGAAAAACTAGAACGAACTTACGAAGCGCTGGAATATTTTCTGCGCCATTTGACGAATCAGGATGAGTTTATGTTGTTGCTCTTTCATCAGGAGGTGAAGTCATTTGCCACTACGCCTTCGCCTGCGATCCCTTCGAATATTGATCTTGCGCTCACCTTTTTCAAATCACAGTACTTGATGGGTGGAACCGATTTCCAAAAAGCATTTCAAGAAGCCTTCAAGCATTCCGCGCAACTAAAAAACCGTGAACGTTATCTGGTGACGATCACGGATGGAAATCCAACTCTCACCGAATTGCAAAGCAGGAAGCTGGTTGAGTCTTTTAAGACCGGCAACCCGGGCTTCCGCGCTTTCTCGTTTGGAATCGGTTCCGATACAAATCGAAATCTACTTGCCGAATTGGCAGATCGCAGCAACGGGCACTTTGATTGGGCAACTGAGAACGAAGACCTCTCCTTCAAGCTGGAAGCGTTCTTTGCAAAAATCGGGCAGTACCCAGTTTCCAATCTTGTCCTGCAAGCATCACAGCCGAAGCTAATCGAACAGGTTTACCCGGCCGAGCCAACAAAGGCTTACAACGGCTCCGCGATTGATTGGTTCGGTAGATATAGAAGCGCTTCAAAAAATATTTCACTCACTGTGAAAGGAGACTCAGCGGGAAAACATGTTTCGCTGGAAAAGACGGTGGATTTTCCAGAGGAAGCAACAGAGCATGATTTTATTCCACGCGGTTGGGCAAGACGTCGAGTCGATTTCCTGCTTCGCAAAATGGAATTGGAAGGAGAAGACCCCGCTTCGATCGATGAAATCATCGCCCTTGCGAAGAAATACAAATTCGTTACGCCGTACACCTCCTTTCTTGCGGCGCCCAGATCTTTGCTCAGACCTCGCTTGATTCGTCCCGGTGATCCGCTTCTACGAATCAAAACGGACCCGGACATCGTTTCTGTCACCGCAATCTTCCCTTTCGGTTTGATCAAGGAGCTTCAATATTTAACTCAGGAAGATGTATGGCAAACGCGCTTTCTCGTTCCGAAAACGATGAAAGATGGAACGTATCATTGCCGGATTGTTCTTCGGGACCAGCAAGGGAATCAGTATCAGGAAACGAAATCCTTCGTTGTGGATAGCCGTCCGCCGTTATTCCGCGCGCGCTGGGAAGGAAAGTTCAGAGCAGGACGGCTCATCAAAATCATTGTGCAGGCGGATCAGGATACGCGCTACCTTTACGCGCGACTGAACACGTTGCAACCTGTGCGAATCCAATGGAGTCAACACGAAAAAGCATCGGTGGGTTATATCAACGTACCTGCCGATTTGCCTCCAGGAATCTATGAGCTGCAAATCTTCGGCGAAGATTTTGCGCACAACCAATCTCGCTGGTCCAAAAAGGTGGAGGTGTTATGA
- a CDS encoding ABC transporter permease, whose translation MRLKWVLIAAALKMFFREKEAVFWTLFLPLFMIVLFGFVKFDRLGTIQLGIVDQSGGKINSILSSLSAIKTIQVHHGNQDAEWKALQKGERDVVLLIPPGYQDGQKLIAYTNDAKPQETQLGALILQRIFDEVALQRAGNSQRIQVVTQPVKSRKLTYMDFLLPGILAMSIMQMGVFSVAFVFVDLKKRGILRRLRVTPLNTNDFILAHVVTRLIVLLLQVTLLIASGVIFFHLNFIGSLWNLFVVGVLGSIVFLAIGFCIAGVSKSEDQVAPLANVITLPMMLLSGVFFSRANLPGFAHVITSVFPLTYLADGLRSIAIDGAGLREVLHPMAGLGVWCVVFCFLAVKLFRWE comes from the coding sequence GTGAGGTTGAAGTGGGTGTTGATCGCGGCTGCGCTGAAAATGTTCTTTCGCGAAAAAGAAGCTGTGTTCTGGACGCTGTTCCTTCCACTATTCATGATCGTCTTATTTGGGTTTGTAAAATTTGACCGGCTTGGCACGATTCAACTCGGCATCGTCGATCAGTCCGGCGGCAAAATCAATTCGATCTTATCCTCACTTTCCGCAATAAAAACAATTCAAGTGCATCATGGAAATCAGGATGCGGAATGGAAAGCTCTGCAAAAAGGTGAACGCGATGTGGTTCTTCTGATTCCTCCCGGTTATCAAGACGGACAGAAGCTCATCGCATATACAAATGACGCTAAGCCTCAGGAAACGCAGCTGGGAGCATTGATTTTGCAGCGGATATTCGATGAGGTCGCTCTGCAGCGCGCAGGGAATTCGCAACGAATCCAGGTGGTCACGCAGCCGGTCAAGAGCCGGAAATTGACGTATATGGATTTTCTATTGCCCGGCATACTCGCGATGTCGATCATGCAGATGGGAGTATTCAGCGTTGCTTTTGTATTTGTCGATTTGAAGAAACGCGGAATTCTGCGCCGGTTAAGGGTTACCCCTTTAAATACAAATGATTTCATTCTTGCCCATGTGGTTACTCGGCTGATTGTGTTGCTTTTACAGGTGACGTTGTTGATTGCATCCGGAGTGATCTTCTTTCATTTGAATTTCATTGGAAGTCTGTGGAATTTATTTGTGGTAGGAGTGCTCGGGTCGATCGTATTTCTTGCGATCGGGTTCTGTATTGCGGGTGTCTCCAAATCAGAGGACCAGGTAGCCCCGCTTGCGAATGTCATCACGCTGCCGATGATGCTGCTCTCGGGCGTTTTTTTCAGCAGGGCGAACTTGCCGGGGTTTGCCCACGTGATCACGAGTGTTTTCCCGCTTACTTATCTCGCTGATGGACTGAGAAGCATTGCGATCGATGGCGCAGGTTTGCGGGAAGTTTTGCATCCGATGGCCGGACTTGGAGTATGGTGCGTCGTTTTTTGTTTCCTTGCGGTGAAACTCTTCCGGTGGGAATGA